AACATAAGATCAACCTGAGCTGGGCAAGGCTGAGGGAAATCTTTTCTGTGCAGCAGCGTGTCACGGCCACTTTCAAACAGCGGGACGGCCGGACTCTGCATGTTCGCAAGGCTACCTTTGCTGAGGCGAACTTGAAAGAACTATATGATGCCCTGGGACTCCCCGCTTCTCCGGGAGGGGTTCAGAAACTGACCATCTGACACATAACTACACGAATGTAGTGCCACTCGCTGTTTTTTGCAAACGTATCATACCGTATTTATTTGAAATATTTTTATCAGTGTTAAAGATGGGTTAGGATGGGGTGGGAGGCATCCTTTTTCAGGCCATTGAGCGGGCATCGTCTCTGTTCAGAACATGCTTATTTTTAACCGTCTAAAAAGAAAGGAGAAAACAATGATGACAAGGCAAAAATTCCTTACATCGGTAACTGTTTTGTTTGTCGTGATGTTATTTATTATTTCAGGCGCCCAGGCAAGTGTCATAAGGAGCGCCACGAGTGTAACACAAAACACGTTCGGAAACTGGGGTCCGGAATATGTCGTGGAAAACGCCATTAATCAGACAGGCTTATCCGCCGGATTTGTCAGCGGCGCCACAGACTGGGATGCATATTTTACCGGAAATCCGACCCACACTCTCGTTGCACCGTATTATGAATGGTGGGGGAACAGCAATTCCGGTTTAACCGGTTCGGTCACCTTTGACCTGGGAGGTCTTTTTACGATTGATAAGCTCGCTCTCTGGAACGAGGAGGTGACCGGCATTGCATCTTTCGACGTCTACACCTCAACAGATGGCGTGGTTTTCAATTTAGTCGCCAGCAACCTGCTGCCGACGAACAATCCGCAGGGATACAATTATTTAGCGGATATATTCAACCTGACAAACTCGGTTGGTCAGTACGTGAAACTGGATCTGACCGGTGCGGGGGAAAGTGGTTACAATACGGTCAGCATGGGTGAAATTGCCTTCTCGACGAGCGCAGTACCCCTGCCGTCCGCGATCCTCCTGCTTGGTCCCGGCTTGGTTGGATTGGCATGGGTGAGGAGAAAGGTGCAGAGATAACGAAACACAAGATCCGGTGATTACACAAAGGCAGGGTTCAGAAATGGCCCTGCCTTTTTTAACATGATCCAGGAAAGGCGACAGGGCAAAGGTCATGACGGACGGCGAATGCATCGAATTCCTGCAGGCGCTCCTGCCAAGGCTGCGCCTCCGCTGGCCCGGCTTCCGCAAGGTCCGGAGGCAGGTCTGCAAACGACTCAGCCGCCGCATCGACGAACTGGGCCTCCCAGACCTTTCCGCCTACCGGGATTATCTCGCCGGCCATTCCGGGGAATGGGAAATTCTCGATTCTCTCTGCCGGGTCACAATTTCCCGTTTCTATCGCGATCGCGGGGTTTTCGACACCCTGCGCGCCAGAATCCTTCCAGAACTGGCAAGAGCCGCCTCAGAGGCCGGCAGAGACGAGGTCCGCTGCTGGTGTGCCGGGTGCTGTTCCGGCGAAGAGGCCTACACCCTGCAGCTCCTCTGGAAGATTGACGTGATTCCCGGCATGGCGAAAAGCCGGCCCTTGAAGATTCTCGCAACAGACATGGATTCCGACGTGCTGGAACGGGCACGGAAAGGAATCTATTCGAAAAGCAGCCTTGGCGACCTTCCCCGGGAATATCTCTCCGCGGCCTTTTTACCCTCCGGAAGCGCTTACGTCATCCGAGATCCTTTTCGGAAAGACATCACCTTCGCAAGGCAGGACATCCGCAGCGAGTTCCCGGAAGGAACCTCTTCCCTGATCCTCTGCCGCAATCTGGTGTTCACCTATTTTGCAGAAGATCTGCAGTTCGAAATTCTGGAACGGATCAGCGAAAAGCTTGCGCCGGGTGGAATTCTCGTCGTCGGAATCCATGAATCGCTTCCCCGGGAAATAAAAACCTTCGTTCCTTATGAAAGAACGGCTGGCATTTACCGGAAGATCTGAGTCATTAAGCCGACCATAAAAGAGGCAGGACCTTTATAAGACCCTGCCTCTTTATTTATGCATTATTCAATGAGAGTGTTACTTTCTAAATTTCTTTTTCAAGCCCACCAGCCCCAGCAAGCCGGAACCGAGCAGCCAGAATGCAGCAGGAATTGGTACCGGCGTCGTATCAAGGTTATCCCAGATACAGCCCCAGGTGACCTGAGTCAGGACAACGGATTTGATATCATTGGCACTCACGGCTAGATATCGATAGTCGCCATACCACCCAGAAACGGGATAGTTAGGATCAATGCCATTATACGAACCGGTATCGGCAAAAGCAATTTGATTATCCAGAGCATCGTAGGCCGTCATGCTGAATCTGTCAGAATCTCCGCCATAATCTCCGCCATAAATGGAAACAGATTTTACCAGAGAATCGAAGGTCAACTTTAATGTCATTCCAGCAGACCATGATGATGCGCAAATGCCGTTTGTAACGTTAAAACTCTGGGAACCGATCACTCCTACATAATTATCCGGTGCCGTAATGGTTACC
The Syntrophus gentianae genome window above contains:
- a CDS encoding CheR family methyltransferase, translated to MTDGECIEFLQALLPRLRLRWPGFRKVRRQVCKRLSRRIDELGLPDLSAYRDYLAGHSGEWEILDSLCRVTISRFYRDRGVFDTLRARILPELARAASEAGRDEVRCWCAGCCSGEEAYTLQLLWKIDVIPGMAKSRPLKILATDMDSDVLERARKGIYSKSSLGDLPREYLSAAFLPSGSAYVIRDPFRKDITFARQDIRSEFPEGTSSLILCRNLVFTYFAEDLQFEILERISEKLAPGGILVVGIHESLPREIKTFVPYERTAGIYRKI
- a CDS encoding VPLPA-CTERM sorting domain-containing protein: MKKHYVMTAFMVLTAVFFLVNSSQATLWDFNGLTVGTNINGVNLGGVTITAPDNYVGVIGSQSFNVTNGICASSWSAGMTLKLTFDSLVKSVSIYGGDYGGDSDRFSMTAYDALDNQIAFADTGSYNGIDPNYPVSGWYGDYRYLAVSANDIKSVVLTQVTWGCIWDNLDTTPVPIPAAFWLLGSGLLGLVGLKKKFRK